The genomic DNA GAACGCCTCCTTACGGTCATAATAGTTCATGAACAGATCTTCAAGCTCTTGTTCATGGATGGAAATATTGGAGACATCACAATGGTGCAAGGTATCAATGAACAATGGGTAGTTGCCTTGAATTTCAATTTGGACGGTGTCATCGCTTGTTAATCTCGCGTCTAAATTTGATGAAAGGATCGTATTAATATCTTCCTGTGATCGGACAGTGACCTCAAATACTTTTCGCTGTTCTGACCTTAGATGATGAATATCTTTGACAGTCACCATTCGGCCCTCTTTGATAATACCAACACGGTCACTGGTACGTTCGATCTCCGTAAAACTGTGAGAACTCATTAAAATTGTTTTGCCTCGTGCTTTCTCCTCACTAATCAAATCAATAAATACCTTTTGCATTAAAGGATCAAGCCCAGATGTCGGTTCGTCCAGGATTAAAACTTTAGGATCATGCATAAAGGCAGTCACAAGCCCCACTTTTTGCTTCATTCCTTTGGACATTTTATGAATCGGTGTATGAACGTCAAATTGAAACCGTTCGATTAATTCATCCCTGCGCTGTTGATGTTTGATTTTGCGCATTCCCTCTATCAATTGAATGAATTCGTCACCTTTCATCCCTTCAATAAATGCGATTTCACCTGGAAGATAGCCGACGTTCTTTTGAATATCGGCAGCTTGATGCCAACAATCCATGCCTGTGATTGAAGCACTGCCTTCTTGTGGTCTCATAAATCCAAGTAGGTGACGAATCGTTGTTGATTTTCCCGCACCATTCGGACCGAGATAACCAAATACTTCGCCTTCTTTGACGTTAAAACTAACGTCAAAAATACCTTTGTCAGGAGTGAAGGCGTTTGTTAGATGGTTAACGTTAATCATTGAAATGACCTCCCATCATGCTGAAAGAATTGAAATTTACAACGATGTATATTTCAATTTTTACTATAGGTGCATTTAGGTGTTAAGTCAATATATTTCTGAAACATTTTATTGTTAAAATTTCATTTTTGGTGCTAAGCTATTATTGAGGTGAGAAGAGCATGAGCGGGTTTGAACGGTTGAAAAGACAAAAACAACAAGCGATTCGCAATGCGGCCTTCAGTTTATTTTCTCAAATGGGTATTAAGGACGCTAAAATCAGTGATATTGCCAAACAGGCAGGCGTTTCACAAGTGACGATTTATAACCATTTTGAGTCAAAAGAAGGTTTACTTCGTGATGTGATTAAGCATTATATGGAGCATCAACTGAATAAATATAGGCACATATTGGATGACCAAACAGTTGATTTTATGGAGAAGGTTAGAAAAATCATGTTTGATAAAAGTCAAAATTACCGGTTTTTCAATCGTGAGATGTTAGAACAAGTCCTTGTGAAAGACGAAGCGCTTCGTGTCTACATTGAGGATTTTTATCAAAAACGGTCGTTGCCCTTTATGATGGATTTGATTGAGGAAGGTAAGCAAGAAGGAAAAGTCAGAGCGGATCTCTCCGTAGAGGCTGTGCAATTTTATATTAATATGTTTCAGGAACATATGGAGCGGCACTCTGACTTATTGACTGAGCATAACCAAACATTCGCGGATGATCTCATGCACATGTTCTTTTATGGATTAATTAGCAATCATACATCATGTGAATGATTCAAGTGTATGCAAGGTTTGATGCGATAACTGTATAAGACCCGGTATATCCATAATGAAGGATTCATCGATGTCATCCGGCAGATGAATCCGTATTGTATTGGTGTAGGATGGGTCTGGTTGACTATATGTATATGAAATGTCTTGACTGATTTGTGCTTTATAATGACGCCATAATTTGTTCATCTGAAAGCGAAGCGTCGAACATTGCGATTCAATGTCCGTCACGGGTAGAATAAATGCCAAATTAAGCTGACATCCTAGCGCCTGATCATTGTTTTCTAAGACTTCACCTGTCCAAGACGCTTCTGGATTAGTTAAATGGATGGTTCCGCTGACGGTGCTGCCGACGTTTTGAAAGGTCAGCGAATAATGACGCGATAGGTGGGCAAGATCGACCTGATCATGTCGATCAGTAATTTGAAAGCCGCCTTCAAGATCGTATTCATAAACGGCACCTTCAAGGACCGTTTTTAAGTTATCGAAAACAGTTGGATCAAACATGGGGATGCTCCTTTGATGAGAGCTAAGGTTATGGCGGGGGCCATAACCTTAGCTTTTTGTATTTTTCTTTTTGGCACGCTCTTCAAGTTCGGAATGGGGTCTTTGATCAGCAACGTCCTCGGATAAACCTTGTTTGTTAACGGCAGATGCTGTTTTCCCCTTATGCGCGCGATATTCCTTTTTACTATCCAATTAGAACACCTCCATAACTTAGTGTTCCAAAAGGACCCATTGTTTATCATCTAGTGTAAAGCTTTTTATATTAAAGGACAACGGATCTCTTGATATATTTTCATGGCATCATGTCAAACTAGAAGTTTGGAAAGGATACCGAAAGTGAATTATAATATAAAAAGTAAACCATAATGAAGGGATGAAGCTTTATGGAAAAACAGATTGGGATTTCCGATCACAAATTAGAAGAACTGATTGATAAACATATTCTTATGTCAGGCGGGGCGATTGATGTAAGCCGGTTACGGGAAGGGATTGAGGCGATTATTCGTGAAAATAACCGGGCTCTAATGGAAGATATTAAGGCATTGATGAAAGAGAATGATCATGACTAATTTTTCCAAAAGAAAGGCATCCACCCATCTTTAGGTGAATGCCTTTTCGCTATTTTAGTTTGAATCAATTTCAGGTAAAACTCGTGTTTCCTTTGTCATTTTAGATTGGCACAGAGGACAAGCGGGTTCACTTTCAAAAGAAAATTGATCGCGCATCCACCCGGAACAATCGTCACTGGTGCAAGACCACACCGCCGTTTCAACTTCAGGTGTTGGCTCTTTTTTCTGATTAAAGGCCATCGTATACCCCCTTTGTTGTTAACCGATATTAACCAAATTATGCCAAATCATGTTGTTTAATATTTCAATTATAACAAAAATATAAGAAATATGCTATTTGTATGTTTGGACAGAGCTTTTCCACAATTTTTCCTTTTACTCTCCCAAAGGCAAGCGCTTTCCTTTATAATATAAGAAAAGGCTAAAATTGAAGGGATTGAATGCGGATGCGTTATTGTCGTTTTCAAGTTGGTGAAGAAGTTAAGTATGGGATGGTTGATGTTAATAAAGTGATCGAACTCGTCGGGCCATATTACCAAGAAACATCAGCGCCGACTGAGAATATTTATGAATTAGAAGATGTAACCTTGTTATCGCCGGTCACGCCGAAACAGGTGGTTGCTATTGGTCTCAACTATGTCGATCACGCCAAAGAACAAGG from Tuberibacillus sp. Marseille-P3662 includes the following:
- a CDS encoding ABC transporter ATP-binding protein, whose amino-acid sequence is MINVNHLTNAFTPDKGIFDVSFNVKEGEVFGYLGPNGAGKSTTIRHLLGFMRPQEGSASITGMDCWHQAADIQKNVGYLPGEIAFIEGMKGDEFIQLIEGMRKIKHQQRRDELIERFQFDVHTPIHKMSKGMKQKVGLVTAFMHDPKVLILDEPTSGLDPLMQKVFIDLISEEKARGKTILMSSHSFTEIERTSDRVGIIKEGRMVTVKDIHHLRSEQRKVFEVTVRSQEDINTILSSNLDARLTSDDTVQIEIQGNYPLFIDTLHHCDVSNISIHEQELEDLFMNYYDRKEAFQS
- a CDS encoding TetR/AcrR family transcriptional regulator, translated to MSGFERLKRQKQQAIRNAAFSLFSQMGIKDAKISDIAKQAGVSQVTIYNHFESKEGLLRDVIKHYMEHQLNKYRHILDDQTVDFMEKVRKIMFDKSQNYRFFNREMLEQVLVKDEALRVYIEDFYQKRSLPFMMDLIEEGKQEGKVRADLSVEAVQFYINMFQEHMERHSDLLTEHNQTFADDLMHMFFYGLISNHTSCE
- a CDS encoding cold-shock protein, producing MAFNQKKEPTPEVETAVWSCTSDDCSGWMRDQFSFESEPACPLCQSKMTKETRVLPEIDSN